The Methanobacterium sp. BAmetb5 genome includes a region encoding these proteins:
- a CDS encoding PocR ligand-binding domain-containing protein produces MAKILINNSTAIDLQKNLQSIGHQTFHSNSHHKMVGVEAEKLNVDLVLMSIPSKLPDAQTEGDIEWDELISDLFNSDIPIIPLIDLKGQSDFLPVEKYVLADAPYGFILKNDSEPYNLSQLRHMIDIAIYKHSNTLNKGLNKKCAPSGESNLKNLYDEVLLPYQSLDTDGNFLDVNQMWLDTLGYSRQEVIGKWFGDFLTPDCVDRFKSKFPRLAAGIVQGQECELIKKDGSTLHALYHGKVKYGDDGKFNNLQCILQDTSLSKKTEEALRESEKKFRTFVQQSLDGIVLLDEEGRVIEWNKGYEKITGINKETAIGKLFWEIKYQLTPPERRTLQRLKHLMKLQLEALKTGKAPFLSQIHETDLIRTNGEIRHIEQVAFPIKTRLGYRVGYVTRDVTHRKQIEEALEKRIVALSKPISNTEEIRFQDLFNLKDIQEIQDLFAEATGVGSIITQPDGTPITKPSNFTSLCSMVRGTDKGAQNCFRSNSCIGGNSEEILIRKCLSSGLWESGASINIGGIHIANWLIGQVRNEAQKEDEMVAYAHKLGLKPDDCIKAFNEVPLMSPEDFRKIAQALYAFANQLSSLAYQNIQQTRFIRERQKAEKALQRSLQEEEITNQVVSQLVGASKTTEIYQIIGETIKKLLPNSYVVISSIDPDKKSMSILKTFGLKKYRQDIEGILKIKPLPTKFPLHSGFIPEMDDFFADHIKELTPEIYNLIFKIISPRVFRRIERLLDVGKFYNIGFYWNKQHYGGLTIALPKNQALEHEKTIETIVNQASIALQRSYAEKAIKESLEEKEVLLREIHHRVKNNMQIISSLLNLQRQHVSGEETRDVLKESQGRVKSMAMIHEKLYQSPNLTRIDFKDYIEKLASNLIYTYKIENRDIEQVFEVKDVEMNIDTAIPCGLIINELITNSLKYAFPPSFQNKKGLIKIKLVQMGNLFQLEISDNGVGLPPDIEPENAETLGLQLVHTLVNQLDGSLRIDRVSGTKFTITFQELNYKKRI; encoded by the coding sequence TTGGCTAAAATTCTAATTAACAACAGCACAGCGATAGATCTACAAAAAAACCTTCAATCCATTGGTCATCAAACATTCCACTCCAATTCACACCATAAAATGGTTGGGGTAGAGGCTGAAAAATTAAATGTCGACCTTGTTTTAATGAGTATTCCCTCAAAATTGCCTGATGCCCAAACTGAAGGAGATATTGAGTGGGATGAACTGATATCTGACCTATTTAATTCAGATATACCCATTATTCCCTTAATTGACTTAAAAGGACAATCTGATTTTTTACCTGTTGAAAAATATGTGCTGGCAGATGCACCCTACGGTTTCATCTTAAAAAATGATTCAGAACCTTATAATTTAAGTCAATTGAGACATATGATTGATATTGCTATTTATAAACATTCAAATACCCTGAATAAGGGTTTGAATAAAAAATGCGCCCCATCAGGGGAAAGTAATTTAAAAAATCTTTATGATGAAGTACTCCTTCCCTACCAATCCTTGGATACTGACGGTAACTTCTTAGACGTGAATCAGATGTGGCTGGATACCCTGGGTTATTCACGCCAAGAGGTTATTGGAAAATGGTTTGGTGACTTCCTGACTCCAGATTGTGTGGATAGATTTAAGAGTAAGTTTCCCAGGCTTGCTGCCGGAATAGTTCAGGGTCAGGAATGCGAACTTATCAAAAAGGACGGTTCCACCCTCCATGCTCTTTACCACGGTAAAGTGAAATATGGGGATGATGGGAAATTTAATAATCTTCAATGCATCCTTCAGGATACTAGCTTAAGTAAAAAAACAGAAGAAGCCCTTAGAGAGAGTGAAAAGAAATTCCGTACCTTTGTTCAGCAATCATTAGATGGTATTGTTTTGCTTGACGAGGAAGGACGCGTAATTGAATGGAATAAGGGATACGAAAAGATCACCGGCATAAACAAAGAGACAGCCATTGGTAAATTATTTTGGGAGATAAAATATCAGTTAACACCCCCCGAAAGGAGGACTCTGCAACGATTAAAACATCTGATGAAACTGCAGCTTGAGGCCCTTAAAACAGGTAAAGCACCATTTCTAAGTCAAATTCACGAAACAGATTTAATACGGACCAATGGAGAAATTCGCCATATTGAACAGGTGGCATTTCCCATTAAAACCCGTTTAGGGTATAGGGTTGGTTACGTTACCCGTGATGTCACCCACCGCAAGCAAATTGAAGAAGCACTGGAAAAAAGAATTGTGGCCCTTAGCAAACCCATCTCCAACACCGAAGAGATACGTTTCCAGGACCTCTTTAATCTCAAGGATATCCAGGAGATACAGGACCTCTTCGCCGAAGCTACCGGGGTGGGGTCCATCATCACTCAACCCGATGGAACTCCCATTACCAAACCAAGCAATTTCACCAGTTTATGCTCCATGGTGCGTGGTACAGATAAAGGTGCCCAGAACTGCTTTAGATCCAATTCGTGTATCGGTGGAAATTCTGAAGAGATCTTAATAAGGAAATGTCTTAGCTCGGGATTATGGGAATCCGGAGCCAGTATTAATATTGGTGGGATACACATTGCCAATTGGCTAATTGGCCAGGTGCGTAATGAAGCACAGAAAGAGGATGAAATGGTAGCCTACGCCCATAAATTAGGTTTAAAACCAGACGATTGTATTAAGGCATTTAATGAAGTTCCGTTAATGTCCCCCGAGGATTTCAGGAAAATTGCCCAGGCTCTTTATGCTTTTGCCAACCAGTTATCCTCTCTGGCCTATCAAAATATTCAACAAACCCGTTTCATCCGCGAAAGGCAGAAAGCAGAAAAAGCCCTGCAACGATCATTACAGGAAGAGGAGATAACCAACCAGGTTGTGAGCCAGCTTGTTGGTGCATCCAAAACAACTGAGATCTATCAAATTATTGGTGAAACAATAAAAAAACTCTTACCAAATTCTTATGTGGTGATCAGTAGTATTGACCCTGATAAAAAGAGTATGAGTATCTTAAAAACCTTTGGTTTAAAGAAGTATCGCCAGGATATAGAGGGTATTCTGAAGATCAAACCCCTACCCACCAAATTCCCATTGCACAGTGGTTTTATCCCGGAAATGGATGATTTCTTCGCTGATCATATTAAAGAATTAACCCCGGAAATCTATAATCTAATTTTTAAAATTATTTCTCCCCGGGTTTTCAGGAGGATCGAAAGGCTGCTGGATGTGGGGAAATTTTATAATATAGGGTTTTACTGGAATAAACAGCATTATGGTGGTTTAACCATTGCCCTTCCAAAAAACCAGGCCCTTGAACATGAAAAAACAATAGAAACTATTGTGAATCAGGCTTCAATTGCATTACAACGTTCTTACGCAGAAAAAGCCATTAAGGAGTCTCTGGAAGAGAAAGAAGTTCTTTTAAGGGAGATTCATCACCGGGTTAAAAATAACATGCAAATTATCAGCAGCCTCCTGAACCTGCAGAGGCAACATGTATCCGGGGAAGAAACACGAGATGTTTTAAAAGAAAGTCAGGGAAGGGTCAAATCCATGGCCATGATACATGAGAAGCTTTATCAATCTCCTAACCTCACCCGGATTGATTTCAAGGACTACATAGAAAAACTGGCATCAAACCTGATTTACACCTACAAGATAGAAAACCGGGATATTGAACAGGTTTTTGAGGTTAAAGATGTGGAGATGAATATTGACACCGCCATACCCTGTGGACTCATTATAAATGAACTGATAACTAACAGTTTGAAGTACGCATTTCCTCCCTCCTTCCAGAATAAGAAAGGGCTTATTAAAATAAAACTGGTTCAAATGGGTAACCTGTTCCAGCTGGAGATCTCCGATAATGGGGTGGGATTACCCCCTGATATTGAGCCAGAAAATGCGGAGACACTGGGACTGCAACTGGTGCACACCCTGGTAAATCAGTTAGATGGGAGCCTCAGAATCGACAGGGTTTCCGGGACGAAATTTACCATTACTTTCCAGGAATTGAATTACAAAAAACGGATTTAG
- a CDS encoding archaeosine biosynthesis radical SAM protein RaSEA, which translates to MTTQQPLENMLHDIRKKALKRVDKKPPRELAASWSGEDLLYSGPGRTIFIVLPTPGCAWALSGSGGCSMCSYIADSPLEEVSTEELVEIFKKQLQRQIENQEIAGPTAIKIFVSGSFLNEDEIPPLARQEIFRIINTYNDVEEVVVESRPEYVTEDIIRDCCQLIPEKIFEVAMGLESASDEIRLSRINKGFTRADFENAMQIINRVKSDFKIEGKVYLLVKPVLTSEREAIEDGVRSAQYAAEMGVGRIAFCPSTIHKGTLMEVLWRRGSYQPPWIWSTLEIIRSVRESVEIPVIMDTAGFGTRRGPYNCKKCNSKLKNLIIESNINQTIPPEIECECKPKWEADVKFSEVTRSTTNLVKNR; encoded by the coding sequence ATGACCACTCAGCAACCCTTAGAGAACATGCTTCACGACATCCGAAAAAAAGCACTTAAACGAGTAGATAAAAAGCCTCCCCGTGAATTAGCAGCCAGCTGGTCCGGAGAAGACTTGTTATATTCAGGCCCTGGTCGAACCATATTCATAGTTCTACCCACACCAGGATGTGCCTGGGCTTTATCCGGCTCAGGAGGGTGTAGTATGTGCAGTTACATTGCAGACTCTCCCCTGGAAGAGGTTTCCACCGAAGAACTGGTGGAAATTTTCAAAAAACAGTTACAGAGGCAAATTGAGAATCAGGAAATTGCCGGGCCCACGGCCATTAAGATTTTTGTCTCGGGTAGTTTCCTGAATGAAGATGAAATACCTCCTCTAGCTCGGCAGGAAATATTCCGGATTATCAATACCTACAATGATGTGGAGGAAGTGGTGGTTGAGTCCCGACCAGAATACGTCACTGAAGATATAATAAGAGACTGCTGTCAGTTGATTCCAGAGAAAATATTTGAAGTGGCCATGGGACTTGAAAGTGCCTCGGATGAAATTCGCCTGTCCCGAATAAACAAAGGATTCACCAGAGCAGACTTTGAAAACGCCATGCAAATTATAAACCGGGTTAAATCTGATTTTAAAATAGAGGGCAAAGTTTATTTACTGGTAAAACCAGTTCTAACCTCAGAAAGGGAAGCAATTGAGGACGGAGTTAGATCTGCACAGTACGCCGCAGAAATGGGGGTGGGTAGGATAGCCTTTTGCCCTTCCACCATACACAAGGGGACTTTAATGGAAGTTTTATGGCGTCGCGGGTCTTATCAGCCACCATGGATATGGAGTACTCTGGAAATTATAAGAAGCGTGCGTGAATCAGTTGAAATCCCAGTTATAATGGACACTGCTGGATTTGGAACCCGTAGAGGGCCTTACAATTGTAAAAAATGCAACTCTAAGTTAAAGAATCTGATTATAGAATCCAACATTAACCAGACCATTCCCCCAGAAATAGAGTGCGAATGTAAACCAAAATGGGAAGCCGATGTTAAATTCTCCGAAGTGACCAGGTCAACCACAAACCTGGTTAAAAATCGATGA
- a CDS encoding radical SAM protein, which yields MDDWFLSGYSLNPYSNCSFNCVYCYTRGSKYGENQVPGLAAKINAPEVLVKQLKNRARKREYGFIAFGSATDPYLPVEEDLRLTRELLIIILRFRFPLHLLTRSPLILRDLDILKKIGEKAVIPDQFQGKTDTGVVLSFSFSTTDEHLARIFEPGAPSPHERLKTMKQCKEEGFTVGAIFMPLLPFLSDREEHLEEMIRKVKENGADFVLASGLTLFGEGPQDCKTRYYEVLEEHFPELVPKTRAIFGNSFAPSRKYQNELHQRFIRLCQKYQIRNRVY from the coding sequence GTGGATGACTGGTTCTTATCAGGCTATTCCCTAAACCCCTATTCCAACTGTTCCTTTAACTGTGTATACTGTTACACCAGGGGAAGTAAGTATGGTGAAAACCAGGTGCCGGGCCTGGCTGCTAAGATAAATGCACCGGAAGTACTGGTTAAACAACTCAAAAACAGGGCAAGAAAAAGAGAATACGGATTCATAGCCTTTGGCTCAGCTACCGATCCCTATCTCCCGGTGGAAGAGGATCTGAGACTCACCCGGGAACTGTTGATCATCATCTTAAGGTTCCGTTTTCCACTGCACCTACTCACCCGTTCTCCCTTGATTCTCAGGGATCTGGATATTTTAAAGAAAATAGGTGAGAAGGCAGTTATTCCTGACCAATTCCAGGGTAAAACCGACACCGGGGTGGTGCTTTCTTTTTCCTTTTCCACCACTGATGAACATCTGGCCCGAATATTCGAACCTGGAGCTCCCAGTCCCCATGAGAGATTGAAAACCATGAAACAATGTAAAGAGGAGGGCTTCACTGTGGGGGCAATTTTTATGCCCTTATTACCTTTTTTATCTGACCGTGAAGAACATCTCGAGGAAATGATCCGGAAGGTCAAAGAAAATGGTGCTGACTTTGTCCTGGCCAGCGGGTTAACTCTTTTTGGTGAGGGACCCCAGGATTGTAAAACCCGTTACTACGAAGTTCTGGAGGAACATTTCCCGGAACTGGTGCCCAAAACCAGGGCCATATTTGGTAATTCTTTTGCTCCCTCCCGCAAATATCAGAACGAACTTCACCAGAGATTCATTAGATTGTGCCAGAAATACCAGATTAGAAATAGGGTCTATTAA
- the mer gene encoding 5,10-methylenetetrahydromethanopterin reductase, producing MKFGIEFVPNEPIDKIVKLVKLAEDVGFEYAWITDHYNNKNVYETLATIAAGTETIKMGPGVTNPYVRSPAITASAITTLDELSNGRATLGIGPGDKATFDALGIEWTKPVSTIKDAIAMMTTLMSGGKTESGANLMGTKAVQEKIPIYMGAQGPMMLKTAGGFSDGALINASNPKDFEAAVPLIKQGAEAEGKSISDVDVAAYTCCSIDDDAGKALGAAKIVVAFIAAGSPPPVFERHGLAPDTGAKFGEFLGKGDFGGAIGAVTDELMDAFSVVGTPADFVPKIEALGEMGVTQYVAGSPIGPDKEKSIKLLGEVIDSF from the coding sequence ATGAAGTTTGGTATTGAATTTGTCCCAAATGAACCTATAGACAAGATTGTGAAGCTTGTCAAACTAGCAGAAGATGTCGGTTTCGAATACGCTTGGATCACCGACCACTACAACAACAAAAACGTGTACGAAACACTGGCAACAATTGCAGCCGGAACAGAAACCATTAAGATGGGTCCTGGTGTAACCAACCCCTATGTGCGAAGCCCAGCAATAACTGCTTCCGCAATTACAACTCTTGATGAACTATCCAACGGAAGAGCAACCTTAGGTATTGGCCCTGGAGACAAGGCAACCTTCGATGCTTTAGGAATTGAATGGACCAAACCTGTGTCCACCATCAAAGACGCAATAGCCATGATGACTACCCTAATGTCCGGTGGAAAAACCGAAAGCGGCGCAAACCTAATGGGTACCAAAGCAGTCCAGGAAAAAATCCCAATTTACATGGGAGCTCAAGGACCAATGATGCTCAAAACCGCTGGAGGATTCTCAGACGGTGCATTAATTAACGCATCAAACCCAAAAGACTTTGAAGCAGCTGTTCCACTCATAAAACAAGGTGCAGAAGCAGAAGGTAAATCCATCTCTGACGTGGACGTTGCAGCATACACTTGCTGTTCCATAGATGATGACGCTGGTAAAGCTTTAGGCGCAGCAAAAATCGTTGTAGCCTTCATTGCAGCCGGATCCCCACCACCAGTCTTCGAAAGACACGGACTAGCACCTGACACTGGAGCTAAATTCGGTGAATTCTTAGGTAAAGGTGACTTCGGTGGAGCAATCGGAGCTGTTACCGACGAACTCATGGACGCATTCTCTGTCGTAGGAACCCCAGCAGACTTCGTACCAAAAATCGAAGCTCTCGGAGAAATGGGCGTAACCCAGTACGTAGCTGGTTCCCCAATCGGTCCTGACAAAGAAAAATCCATCAAACTGTTAGGAGAAGTTATAGACAGTTTCTAA
- a CDS encoding DUF429 domain-containing protein yields the protein MKIMGIDLAGKEENPTGICILKMNGNSGKISLHTRYGDGEILKKISQEEPSLIVVDAPLSLPKGRCCLEKECECAVGGHFRQSEREIRRYGPVLPLTFTGMKMLTRRGVGLAEAIGRAFNGRCQLKETHPRTVQKILGFKDIKRDLDEYFQIPSDSNEHELDALLAALTGFFYLQNCSLELGDGDEGTIIIPQGRECLQKLKE from the coding sequence ATGAAAATTATGGGAATTGATCTGGCGGGTAAAGAGGAGAATCCCACAGGAATATGCATTTTAAAGATGAATGGCAATTCTGGTAAGATCTCCCTCCACACCCGGTATGGTGATGGGGAAATATTGAAAAAAATAAGCCAGGAGGAACCTTCTTTAATTGTGGTTGATGCACCCTTGTCCCTACCTAAAGGTCGTTGCTGTCTGGAAAAAGAATGCGAATGTGCAGTTGGTGGTCATTTCAGGCAATCAGAACGTGAAATACGCCGTTATGGTCCGGTTCTACCCTTAACCTTCACCGGGATGAAGATGCTCACCAGGAGGGGTGTGGGTCTGGCGGAGGCAATTGGCAGGGCTTTCAATGGGAGGTGTCAGTTGAAGGAAACCCATCCCCGTACCGTCCAGAAGATTCTGGGTTTTAAAGATATAAAAAGGGATCTGGATGAATATTTCCAGATACCCTCGGATAGTAATGAACATGAACTGGATGCCCTGCTGGCAGCATTAACTGGTTTTTTCTATCTTCAAAACTGTTCACTGGAGCTGGGTGATGGGGATGAAGGTACCATAATTATTCCCCAAGGAAGGGAATGTCTGCAAAAATTGAAGGAATGA
- a CDS encoding cache domain-containing protein — protein MRKVVLVGIILMLFVAASGVFYQQQVENQQKTQLVSLVDQAVQLIEQDGENAFAELRSSSWVHNDSYIFVWRIGGIRVVYPPDPSGEGKNMTGLVDSAGKPIGKLFIQTAEKGSGWVDYMWPKPGETVPSLKITYIKKAQYQNQTYLVGSGVYI, from the coding sequence ATGCGTAAAGTCGTATTAGTGGGTATTATTTTAATGTTATTTGTGGCTGCAAGTGGTGTTTTCTATCAGCAACAGGTTGAAAACCAGCAAAAAACGCAACTGGTTTCCCTAGTTGATCAGGCAGTTCAACTCATTGAACAGGATGGTGAAAATGCATTTGCTGAGCTTCGCAGTTCATCCTGGGTACACAATGATAGTTATATTTTTGTATGGAGAATTGGCGGAATCCGTGTGGTTTACCCTCCGGATCCCAGTGGTGAGGGTAAAAACATGACGGGCCTAGTGGATTCTGCCGGGAAACCCATTGGTAAACTTTTCATCCAGACTGCAGAAAAAGGCAGTGGATGGGTGGATTATATGTGGCCCAAACCCGGTGAGACAGTGCCATCACTGAAAATAACCTACATAAAAAAGGCACAGTATCAAAATCAAACCTATCTGGTGGGATCTGGGGTTTATATCTAA
- a CDS encoding helix-hairpin-helix domain-containing protein, with protein sequence MDLRDIKGIGDKLASRIINHFGSQEEFFKAASNYEVYRLASMEGVSQRRAVEIINTVLGNPSEEFLKTERAVQIYEEIVQRIIHYTNTEYAKNRVLLLGPGKNPELIQKNLEMVMEAKEKAAHLPRDELRNLFKNVNFSQSTRPRYDTSKAILVESREDYSSLMDRELNQYAQIIHIQEVGSLDEFELVIYVYRDGALELDNTPNLAMVNCNAEDLEIVPEIVLSYYQENQTLLENILKIREILGYPSVLGDVLSILDSLKASGVDEKSFDTAVNQAKEWADKELEDAIKKVDLSGVEVLDLLNKGMSPKIQEIFDKILKDTVKKIKDNTGVSFDPFIQKYPLEIDEQELERIKKQELGKEYVRVFEEKVNAASQLYLLKGEVEKEIQEVLEFDYKFALGCFAYYYDLHAPQMGDGFCFKEGLHLNLAREDSSYIQRINYGLESPDNVALLTGANSGGKTTLLETLAQISIMSQMGLPVCAREAQVKLVDELYFFSKKRSLDAGAFESFLSTFMPIVVREEDKLILLDELEAITELEAAVKIISSFINFIQDSESFAVIVTHMAREILKNTAVRVDGIEAQGLDEEYNLIVDRTPRMNYFARSTPELILRMVYEKSDGKLRDIYGKMLERF encoded by the coding sequence TTGGATTTACGTGATATCAAAGGCATAGGCGATAAGTTAGCCTCCCGCATCATCAATCATTTCGGTAGTCAGGAAGAATTTTTTAAGGCAGCCAGTAACTATGAAGTTTACCGTCTGGCAAGTATGGAAGGAGTCAGCCAGCGCAGAGCGGTGGAAATCATAAACACAGTTTTAGGTAATCCTTCAGAGGAGTTTTTAAAAACTGAAAGGGCAGTCCAGATATACGAAGAAATTGTTCAACGTATAATACATTATACCAACACAGAATATGCTAAAAACCGGGTTTTACTCCTTGGTCCGGGCAAAAACCCGGAGCTGATCCAGAAAAACTTGGAAATGGTTATGGAAGCTAAAGAGAAAGCGGCTCATCTTCCACGGGATGAACTTAGAAATTTATTTAAAAATGTGAACTTTTCCCAGTCTACCCGGCCACGATACGACACTTCCAAGGCCATACTGGTAGAGTCCCGGGAGGACTACTCCAGTTTAATGGATCGTGAACTAAACCAGTACGCCCAGATCATCCATATTCAGGAAGTGGGAAGTCTGGATGAATTCGAACTGGTGATCTACGTCTACCGGGACGGTGCACTGGAACTGGACAACACTCCCAACCTGGCCATGGTTAACTGTAATGCTGAAGACCTGGAGATCGTTCCAGAGATAGTTCTATCATATTATCAGGAAAATCAGACTCTCCTGGAGAACATATTAAAAATTAGGGAAATATTAGGTTATCCCTCTGTCCTGGGGGATGTTTTAAGCATACTGGATTCTCTTAAGGCATCAGGTGTTGATGAAAAATCATTTGACACTGCGGTGAATCAGGCCAAGGAATGGGCAGATAAAGAACTGGAAGATGCCATTAAGAAGGTTGATCTTTCGGGGGTAGAGGTGCTGGACCTTCTGAACAAGGGCATGTCCCCCAAGATCCAGGAAATTTTTGACAAAATCCTTAAAGACACCGTTAAAAAGATTAAAGATAATACTGGGGTGAGTTTTGATCCTTTTATCCAGAAATATCCTCTGGAGATCGATGAACAAGAATTGGAAAGGATTAAAAAACAAGAACTCGGTAAAGAATATGTGAGGGTCTTTGAAGAAAAGGTTAATGCTGCTTCCCAGCTTTATCTTCTTAAAGGTGAGGTGGAAAAAGAAATCCAGGAGGTTCTGGAATTTGATTACAAATTCGCCCTGGGCTGTTTCGCCTATTACTATGATTTACACGCCCCCCAGATGGGGGATGGATTCTGCTTTAAGGAAGGCCTGCATCTGAATTTAGCACGGGAAGATTCTTCATACATACAGAGGATTAACTATGGTCTGGAGTCTCCCGACAATGTGGCTCTCCTTACCGGGGCCAACAGTGGAGGTAAAACCACCCTCCTAGAGACACTGGCCCAGATAAGTATTATGAGTCAGATGGGGTTACCAGTGTGCGCCCGGGAGGCCCAGGTGAAACTGGTTGATGAACTGTACTTCTTCAGTAAGAAACGTTCCCTGGATGCCGGGGCATTTGAATCATTCCTGAGCACCTTCATGCCCATTGTGGTGCGGGAAGAAGATAAATTAATTCTTTTAGACGAATTGGAAGCCATAACCGAGCTGGAAGCTGCGGTGAAGATAATTTCCAGTTTCATAAATTTCATTCAGGATTCTGAATCCTTTGCCGTGATTGTAACCCATATGGCCAGGGAAATACTCAAGAACACCGCAGTTCGAGTGGATGGGATTGAAGCCCAGGGACTGGATGAGGAGTACAACCTTATTGTGGATCGTACCCCCCGGATGAATTACTTTGCCCGCAGTACACCAGAATTGATCCTGAGAATGGTCTATGAAAAATCCGATGGTAAACTACGGGATATCTACGGGAAGATGTTGGAGAGGTTTTAA
- a CDS encoding sulfite exporter TauE/SafE family protein has product MDLIVYILILLLTGTFVGFASGLLGVGGGFIMVPVQFFLLTALGIDPDTSLRVAFATSLMVILPTALSGALGHWRRGAVLTGPAIILGITGIMGGVLGAVISSQSPAALLSFIFGVLALGSALWMIASRYPEIDKDPSHPKQSYLFWGFLGGFSSGLLGIGGGVVMVPLLNILLKFPIRKAIGTSTAFIIFASLGGIVTYMFTGINATGLPPYSVGYVNLLQFAALAGTSIPMARVGVKAAHNIPEKKLKYIFAALLIYIALKMMGVFQWLNLPL; this is encoded by the coding sequence ATGGATTTAATAGTATATATATTAATTCTTTTATTAACCGGCACATTCGTGGGATTTGCTTCAGGCTTACTGGGCGTTGGAGGAGGTTTCATCATGGTACCAGTCCAGTTCTTCCTCCTCACAGCATTGGGCATTGACCCCGATACCTCCCTCAGGGTGGCCTTTGCCACCAGTTTAATGGTGATCCTACCTACGGCACTAAGTGGGGCACTGGGGCACTGGCGCCGGGGGGCAGTACTAACTGGTCCGGCTATTATTCTGGGAATAACCGGGATAATGGGTGGTGTTTTAGGGGCCGTAATATCCAGCCAATCCCCGGCTGCACTGTTAAGTTTCATATTCGGGGTACTGGCTTTGGGAAGTGCGCTGTGGATGATTGCATCCCGGTATCCAGAAATAGATAAGGATCCCTCACACCCAAAACAATCCTACCTATTCTGGGGATTTTTAGGAGGGTTTTCCTCCGGATTGTTAGGTATAGGTGGAGGAGTGGTCATGGTGCCCCTTTTAAATATTCTCCTGAAGTTTCCCATACGTAAGGCCATTGGAACCTCCACAGCGTTTATCATATTTGCATCCCTGGGAGGAATAGTAACCTACATGTTCACGGGAATCAATGCCACTGGCTTACCTCCCTACTCTGTAGGGTATGTTAATCTACTACAGTTTGCGGCTTTGGCCGGGACCAGCATCCCTATGGCCAGAGTGGGGGTTAAAGCGGCCCATAACATTCCTGAAAAAAAGTTAAAATACATATTTGCCGCCTTACTGATCTACATTGCCCTGAAAATGATGGGAGTCTTCCAGTGGCTGAATTTACCTCTATAA